One Aegilops tauschii subsp. strangulata cultivar AL8/78 chromosome 7, Aet v6.0, whole genome shotgun sequence genomic window carries:
- the LOC120969506 gene encoding uncharacterized protein, protein MVLEDESSDDNSSLPYMHSETSTDGLNQVPFSLEDPDYKGLELDLIVLCEKHGKPSERLVAFEGTMTGRRFLACAEPEGQNCGFVQWVDEQWPPTMENALLKLWSMVEESKSARVNDNLQSALTIHQLTEEKNKLDADYDKLVKDVHQLVDFQQDRVVDSVICSLLSHISTNAELNWWLV, encoded by the exons ATGGTTCTGGAGGACGAGAGCAGTGACGACAACTCAAGCCTCCCGTACATGCACTCCGAAACCTCCACCGATGGGCTGAACCAG GTGCCTTTCTCTCTTGAGGACCCGGATTACAAGGGTCTTGAGCTAGATCTGATAGTGTTGTGCGAGAAGCATGGGAAGCCATCAGAGAGGCTTGTTGCGTTTGAAGGAACAATGACTGGGAGAAGGTTCTTAGCATGTGCAGAGCCG GAAGGTCAGAATTGTGGGTTTGTTCAGTGGGTTGATGAGCAGTGGCCCCCAACAATGGAGAATGCATTGCTGAAGCTTTGGTCAATGGTTGAAGAAAGCAAGTCTGCTAGGGTGAATGATAATCTTCAAAGTGCTCTAACTATTCATCAGTTGACAGAAGAAAAGAACAAGCTGGATGCAGACTATGACAAGTTAGTGAAAGATGTGCATCAACTTGTGGACTTTCAGCAGGATAGGGTTGTGGATTCAGTTATCTGCAGTCTGCTGTCACATATCAGCACCAATGCAGAGCTGAATTGGTGGCTGGTATGA